ACGGTGTTcccattttttttgtgaaacgGGCCCCAATATAACAGCTTTACTTGAGGGAAATGTCAAAGTGTTCTCTGATATGGCACAAACATAAGCTGGCAAGTTGGCACTATGTTGAACCTTAATCAAGTCAGTGAGTACTGAGTGACTTAATTACAAAACCTGCCAATCACACCacaccccaaaaaacaaacaccatgTAATTATGACAGTTGGGTTGTACTCTCATTCTTTTACAAGGTGTAGTTTTAGCCCTACTTAAAAGGCAGAACATGTGATCCAAAATTAACTTACATCTAGTAGTATATATCAAAgactaaataaaatgtgtttcatcCCTTTTCATAAGACAAAAATTCTTACTATGACGATGGTTCCAGAGGAACTGTGGACCAGCAGAGGACAGGGACTCAGAGCAGCCATGGCCATGATGTAGGCTCCAAATCCAGTCCCAAACATGGTCAAGAAACCCATGAAGATGAGAGACCTGGAAATAAAGATCCATGTATGAAGGTGAAACTAGATATTTTCAGTTACACTGGACCACTTGGCCTTATAAAACACACTGATATGAGAGTTTAAATGAATGACCTCTACTGATGACCTGTAATAGTTGCATGAATTCTATGTTGTTGGAAGAGATGGATAAAATCTTTTCATAAATGTAAGGCTTCTGTAGTCATAGTCACCTTATCGGTATAAACATGGCGATGAAGCAGGCCACTGGGTTAGCGACAGCTGCCATGGTGGCAGCTAGATGGTACGCCTGGTTCCCATAAGGCAGACAAGAGTAGGACTGCACTGATGGCAGGACTGCGTTGGTCAGAGCATTCACCCACGCCAGCACAACAAAGATGAACACCACCTCGAGGTTGCTGTATGTCCCCGTGCCAAAAGAGCTGCGAGGTTCACTCCTGTCCAAGGGACTGATCATAGGCTTCTGCTCTGGTGTCTGGGCATGTAGAGACAGACCTTGTTCTCTCTTTCCTGGAGCCAGATCACCACTGAAATACAGGTCGTTCTTTCTCTCCCGAGCCACAGCTGGGTGACGGTTGAGTAGGGTGAAGGCTACCAGACACACAACCATCATGGCACTGAGGAACAGGAAAAAGACCTCAGCAGAGAATTTAGCTGGCTGGTAGATGGCTTTTAGCTCAAAACTGCCAGCTATAGTGGAATTGTCAGCTGTTTCATTTAGTGAATCAGACAAAGTGGCATTCTGACAGTGGACTACACCAACACCTTGAATCAGAGCCACCAGTGCAGGCACCAGACCACTGAGACCTTCACCTGCAAAATATGTGGTGAGGTACTGGGGACGCAGTCGCATCATGAAAGGCAGGAAGGTGACGGAGGAGGTGCAGTCCACCACTGAAAGCAGAAAGCTTAACACCAGCAGGGGCAAACTATGCTGGGAGCTCCCTATTGTCACCGTGTGCCTCCAGAAGAAAGCCAGCAGGAATGTAGCGATGATCCCCAACACCACGATGCAGTAGACGACCGGCCGCTCATCCAGCGCTCCTGGGCGGAAGCGGTGCATCAGGGTGATGAAGAGAGGACCTATGTTGGCCATTTGGATGAGGACTGTGAGGTAGGATGGGAGGTACCAGCCCTCTGGGATCTCATTTACGATCAGGGGGAGCTCCACCCACATCCCATTGATGGCCACCCAGGAGCCCATCCCGAACAGACATGCTAACACATGAGTCAGCAGCGACATGATGGAGGTATGAAAGATGTAAATCAGGAAATGTAGATGTATGTAATCTGAAATAGATCATAAACATAAACCAGTATTATTAGTAGAATGTAAAACTTGAAGGACTCTTACAACAATGATAAAAAAcgggaaaaataaaacagtttattCACAGGAAGTTCAGTTTGAAAAAAGGTTAGATTAGGTTAGGTTAGATTAAGAAGCGGAATACAAGCTATTCAGTTTCATACAGTACAACTATTTAATGAATatgatgtatatttatttagtttacgTAGTGTGATGTTGCTCAAACCCTTTCATTCCCATGCAGACCAAAAACTGCCTTTTTGTCCTACTTCTATTTATATATGTCTAGAAGTCTCCTGTTATCCTCAAATATGGATGTActgcatattttctttttcagaataaTCCCAgaataatgtttaaatgttttacatgaaTATTTGAATTCAAGATTCATGTTGGATTATATACATTGTAGGgtaaagtccctgcatgttAATTGGCCAGGTAGCACCTTCTGGGCGGGCAAACAGAAACTTTAAAAACAGTCTCTTATCTGAGACTCCAGGCTGGCTGCtggtttttcttgcttttatctTTGTGTTCTTGCTTTCTGCCATGCCGGTTGAAAGCTTGCATTTTGCAAGTCTGAAGATGCGATTAAGAACAATAGGAAGTGACACCTGAAAAGTCTAGAGTCATGAGTTGAGGATCAAGCCTAGGAGAGCATAAACCAGGAGCTCCCTTCCAATGGGAAGTTTTCAAATCCGGACCGGCTGACTCACTCATCATTATAAGATCCAGACTCAAGCTTCTCAGCCCAGCACATCAGACTCCATTTTATGTGAATGGAGTCCATTCTATTCCTACAACATGTAGAATTTAAGTTTGCCAGACAAAAGTggattttactttacttgaatagTTTTGAAAGCATCATAACCAATAAATTACATAGGAAACTAACCCCAAGAGAGGGACACAACCAAACTTAAACCTAACTTACAAGCAGGTGTTGAAACCAAGCAAACCATTTTGCTCATAAGAAATCAGAgatattgatctttttttttctgatagtGAAATACACCGATCTGGTCAAGTACAAGCATAACTTAAAGAGTGGACACAATGCCAGCATTCTGATGGGACTGATTATAGGGCAGATTATTAACAAATTAGTTTGATGTAAATTGGATATAACGAGATTATGTAAATGCTGCCTCAGAGATTTTATATCCTTGGAAGAATACAATTCTCAGAAAAGgttgtgaatacatttttcgAATGCTTTGCAGTGACAAAAGTAACATTTGAAGAAATTACTTAATGGTAAAGCCAtttcaacacaaaaatattattaGTATAATTATAAAAAAGTTGGCTagctacatttttttgtaaaaggtTTGTCTGTCTTAAGAAAGGATACTAAAAATACTAGTTAACATGTTTTGGAGATGATGTTTGCTACATcataacaacaaaaatgatctacatgataaaaaatgcagtgtcagaaaatgaaaaaagcataGCATAGTTGAATGTCATGTGCCCATGTGGTTGGTATTGACCTTCCTagtctccccctctcctctgtgtcttaTTCCATCCCTCTAACATGTACTATCCAGCAAGAGATGCCTGacatttcacacactgacactaAAAGAACCATGTGGTTGTAAtataaacagacacataaaagGGAAACAACTGATGCTGTGAAATAAAACTACATCACAATGGGGATTGTGAAAGATTTTCtccaattaaaaacaaagaaaaaggaacattttattCATACTATACCAGCATATGTGTTGTTATTGAATAGAttattgaaacagttttttttctgattcgTATCAATAGAACAGGGTCAAAGAAAATGTTcactagcaaaaaaaaaatagaaactcCAAGGATTTGATAGCAATCTACTGGTGTAAGAGGATTACTTGAATTTGTATAACAAGAAGCTTACCAAAATATAACTAATAATAACTAAAATAtactaaaattaaaatgtcttgtgtctaactattaaaaaatacaaattattattagtcatattcaGAAACAATGAAGAAGTACTGGCAGTGACGTAATTATGGATTtaacttcctcttcctctagttataaatctaaaatctaaacCTGTACGATCATTCTGCTTCACTTTCATCCCTTTACATGGTAAAGAGAGCAGATGGAGGAACTGTAGTAGAACAAGAAGCAGCTGGGCTGAAAGACTTATGCTCCTGAGATAACCCGGCAGTCAAATAATCTCACTTCCCTCATACATATAACCACACATTCGTGCCAATGTCATCTTACCTTTGTCAGAACACAGGAAGAGACTGCTCTCCTCTCCCGTTTCCTTTCAAAAACCTTCACTTCATTGTGATCACAGTTTTCTGTTACATCAGccgcaagtgtgtgtgtgtgcgtgtgtgtgttagcattcCCTCCCCCTTTTCTCCTACACACATTATCCACAGGCTCCTATTCTGCTTCCGTGTCTCCACTGCACTTGACAGGGGCGGGACTACACAGGCGCACACGTTCTCTGCTGCCATGACGCTTTGATAAGCTTTCTATTGGAGGGGGGTTTCAAAATCATGCAGCCATGTGCTCTCTGTGCGCCTGGGGGCTCAGCAAAAGGAGGAAAGGGAGGTCTGAGTAATAATAGCTCCTCCTTTTCCCTTTCCCTCCCCCAACCAGTATATGACCTTGTAGTCAGCCCTCATTTAAACTAAACTCACAGGCTGCTCACACAGGATTATGTTCTGGATATTGTAAATACCTCACAAAGTTTCCTTCTGTTCCActtgtttctctctgtccctgCCTCAGTTATTTCCTGGAAAGCCTCTATTGGCCCATTACTGTGTCGGCAGTTCTTTTGCATACGCCCAGTTGGTTGCATTTCTAGTTTCACAATTATCTTTGTTGTGGCCACAGTTACTCAACTGAAAAGACCAGTCTGTCAAGTTCCATCTCCACACATGGCACATGGCCATTTAGATTTTCAATTTAAGTCAGCTTAAAGgaaaatacacaacatatgTTAATTGTTTTATGCTAACTCTA
This sequence is a window from Thunnus thynnus chromosome 10, fThuThy2.1, whole genome shotgun sequence. Protein-coding genes within it:
- the LOC137191849 gene encoding riboflavin transporter 2-like, with the translated sequence MSLLTHVLACLFGMGSWVAINGMWVELPLIVNEIPEGWYLPSYLTVLIQMANIGPLFITLMHRFRPGALDERPVVYCIVVLGIIATFLLAFFWRHTVTIGSSQHSLPLLVLSFLLSVVDCTSSVTFLPFMMRLRPQYLTTYFAGEGLSGLVPALVALIQGVGVVHCQNATLSDSLNETADNSTIAGSFELKAIYQPAKFSAEVFFLFLSAMMVVCLVAFTLLNRHPAVARERKNDLYFSGDLAPGKREQGLSLHAQTPEQKPMISPLDRSEPRSSFGTGTYSNLEVVFIFVVLAWVNALTNAVLPSVQSYSCLPYGNQAYHLAATMAAVANPVACFIAMFIPIRSLIFMGFLTMFGTGFGAYIMAMAALSPCPLLVHSSSGTIVIVLAWILFVLSLSYVKVIIGVILRDEGHSALVWCGAVVQLGSMVGAISMFPLVSVYGLFKSGDACNTKCPM